One Mycobacteroides salmoniphilum DNA segment encodes these proteins:
- a CDS encoding SCO6745 family protein, whose protein sequence is MARPHVLARRLFERFEPVHGITYFAPEARAAADELGYRGFWRGYFATRSAPLGRVAPRVVEAVFYNFASFRVARSLDGAWETVGPEQALAARQSGAVAALRRYGLTDDQNLRTAAELLGRVARNASPAGRPLYAALTAVPWPDEPVAALWHAATLLREQRGDAHVAALVAAGIDGRESNVFQVAAGRATKDGIMRSRDYDDGEWATIEQNLTRRGLLGDGGALTPEGRALKNDIESRTDRVSLPVLDALTDAEVEGLFHALTPITRQVIAGGDLPSSTPMGLQRNDLDNDSAGLR, encoded by the coding sequence ATGGCACGTCCACACGTCCTCGCCCGGCGTCTCTTCGAACGTTTCGAGCCGGTACACGGCATTACCTACTTCGCCCCCGAAGCGCGCGCCGCCGCCGACGAGCTCGGCTACCGCGGATTCTGGCGCGGATACTTCGCTACCCGATCCGCGCCCCTGGGCAGGGTCGCACCCAGAGTCGTCGAAGCCGTCTTCTACAACTTCGCCTCATTCCGGGTCGCCAGGTCACTCGATGGCGCCTGGGAAACCGTCGGCCCCGAGCAGGCACTGGCCGCGCGGCAGAGCGGCGCCGTCGCGGCGTTGCGGCGCTACGGCCTCACCGATGACCAAAACCTGCGTACCGCAGCAGAATTACTCGGCCGAGTGGCCCGCAATGCCTCGCCGGCCGGGCGCCCCTTGTACGCGGCGCTCACCGCCGTTCCGTGGCCCGATGAACCCGTCGCGGCGCTGTGGCATGCCGCCACCCTGCTCCGCGAGCAGCGCGGCGACGCCCATGTCGCCGCACTGGTCGCCGCGGGCATTGACGGCCGTGAATCGAACGTGTTTCAGGTCGCGGCGGGACGGGCCACCAAGGACGGCATCATGCGCAGCCGCGACTATGACGACGGCGAGTGGGCGACCATCGAACAGAACCTGACTCGGCGCGGCCTGCTCGGCGACGGCGGTGCGCTGACGCCAGAAGGCCGCGCATTAAAGAACGATATCGAGAGCCGAACCGACCGGGTGTCACTGCCGGTACTCGACGCCCTGACCGACGCCGAGGTGGAGGGCCTCTTTCATGCGCTCACCCCGATCACGCGGCAGGTCATCGCGGGTGGCGATCTGCCGTCGTCAACACCCATGGGGTTGCAGCGCAACGATCTCGACAACGACAGCGCGGGCCTGCGCTAG
- a CDS encoding pyridoxamine 5'-phosphate oxidase family protein, with amino-acid sequence MGLSLEERQAFLAEPHVAAISVSAGVDRAPLTVPIWYFYTPGGDLWIPTGKGSRKHQLIEAAGRLTLMVDREQPTVRYVSVEGPVTKVVPLEHDQHRQVAARYIPEELLDGYLKYSEGYGEQIAVYVSPEHWLSADLGGPENWG; translated from the coding sequence ATGGGATTGAGTTTGGAAGAACGACAGGCATTTCTGGCCGAGCCCCACGTGGCGGCAATCTCGGTGAGTGCCGGGGTGGACCGCGCTCCGCTGACCGTGCCGATCTGGTACTTCTACACCCCGGGCGGTGACCTCTGGATTCCGACGGGCAAGGGATCGCGCAAGCACCAGCTGATCGAGGCCGCGGGTCGGCTGACGCTCATGGTCGACCGTGAGCAGCCGACGGTGCGGTACGTGAGCGTAGAGGGACCGGTGACCAAGGTCGTACCTCTCGAGCACGACCAGCATCGGCAGGTGGCCGCCCGGTACATCCCGGAAGAGCTGCTCGACGGGTATCTCAAATATTCGGAAGGGTACGGCGAGCAGATCGCCGTTTATGTCTCCCCGGAGCACTGGCTCTCGGCGGACCTCGGCGGCCCGGAGAACTGGGGTTAG